Proteins co-encoded in one Rattus rattus isolate New Zealand chromosome 5, Rrattus_CSIRO_v1, whole genome shotgun sequence genomic window:
- the LOC116900781 gene encoding antileukoproteinase-like: MKSSGLFPLMVLLALGVPAPWSVEGGNNDAVKIGACPARKPTHCLNPRKSQCINDWDCTGKEKCCDVTCDLKCLRPLPIGRPVKKKSGSCLKFQGKCLMLPPLNQCHNDGQCDGKYKCCESMCGKFCLLPM, from the exons ATGAAGTCCAGTGGCCTCTTTCCTCTCATGGTGCTCCTTGCTCTGGGTGTCCCGGCACCCTGGAGTGTGGAAGGGGGCAACAATG atgctgTCAAAATCGGAGCCTGCCCTGCGAGAAAGCCTACCCACTGCCTTAATCCTCGGAAATCACAGTGCATTAATGACTGGGACTGCACAGGAAAGGAGAAGTGCTGCGACGTTACCTGTGATCTCAAATGCCTGAGGCCTCTTCCCATTGGCAGACCAG TGAAGAAGAAGTCTGGGAGTTGCCTCAAATTTCAAGGAAAATGTCTGATGCTTCCCCCTTTAAATCAGTGCCACAACGATGGCCAGTGTGATGGCAAATACAAATGTTGTGAGAGCATGTGTGGGAAATTCTGCCTTCTCCCAATGTAA